TATGTTTTTTATAAGCAGCATCATAATCATCAGTAACTAAAGCTAAGTGAAATTCCTCATCTCCAAGGTCGTAAGGCTCTTCTCTATCTCTCATCCAAGTCAGTTCCAAAGAGAAGTTAGTTTTTCCATCTCCCAAATATACAAGGATAAAACTTCCATCTTCTGCTTCTTTTCTTCTTACCTCTTTAAGTCCAAGAGCTTCTTCATAGAATTTTAAACTTCTATCTAGATCAAAAATATTAAAATTAAAATGGTTAAATGTAAAGTTCATATATTACCTCCTGAGAAAATTATTATATATATTTAGAGTATCTCAAATGAACAGTATTGTCAATTAAAAAGAGAATGACTTCTAGTTGAAATATAATTTTAGAACTTTTCCAGTATAAATATTTGTTATTAATTTCGATCTTAAAACATAGAAGACAGATGAAGGTTTACAACAGTTCCACTGTTGCATCTCAGTAATTATAGCAGTTAAAATTTAACTGCTTAATTACTGGAAACTCATTGCATTCAAACATACTGTTTTTCACGTTTTATTCTCTTCATTAATTACACAAATTTTTATAATTTCCAAATTTCTAAAATATAATCTAACTTTTTATTCATTCTCTTTAAATTTTAAATGCTGTGTTTCTCTAAAAATTCATTGATTCTCTCGATGATGTTTTCTTCTCCAAATCCACCAGCTTTAGTGATGACATTTATAGCAGTTTCTTTTCCAACTGCTTTAGTAAATACAACACCTGGGAAAATTTCACTCACAGGGATTATGTATTGACATTCTATATTTTTTAGAATACCTATAAGAGTATCTCCACCAAAAACTATCATATTTCTGATATTTTGTTCTTTTATTAAATCAGAAACAAGCTGCCCTGTACTATTTGCTATATTAGATGTTAAATTTTCCATAGAGATACTGTTTTTTTCTGTATATTCAATAGCTTTTTTTATTACATCTTCAGAATCAGAAGTTTTTAAAAGAAATTTATTGTTATTATTTATTTTTTCTTTGAAATATTCCTTGGTATTTATGTAGTTATCAGAATTTTTATAATTTTCTAAAATTATATCATTGAAGTTTAAAGTATCTGAGCAATATCCAGTTTTTTCTGCATACTTACATTGTTTAAGGGAAGTAATATTTACACTTCCACATACAAAAAGAACTTTGTTGTCTTCTAAAATTATATCTTCTTTTTTAGTATCTGTTTTAATATAGTGTGTAAGTATCTCTGCAAATCCAGCATTTCCAATGGTATAATTCAATTTATTTTTATCATATAGAATTTTTCCGATATTTTCCATATCTTCCATATTTTGTGAATCAAAAATATAAATATTTTTTTCTTTATCAATTTTTGAAGGAAAATCTGTGTTTATATCTTTTATTTCTACATTTATATTTGACTGCTTATTTATTATATTGGGAATAAAACTGTCTGTTACAGGATTCAATATATCCATGGCAAATTGAGTTTCTGATAGTTTTACATCATTTACATAAAGTATTCCATCTTTAACAGTTCTTTTGCTGAGAGGAAAAGCAGGTATAAATGAAACTTCATTGATATCCAATCCTTCCATAA
Above is a window of Fusobacterium varium DNA encoding:
- the gloA gene encoding Lactoylglutathione lyase; this translates as MNFTFNHFNFNIFDLDRSLKFYEEALGLKEVRRKEAEDGSFILVYLGDGKTNFSLELTWMRDREEPYDLGDEEFHLALVTDDYDAAYKKHKEMGCIAFENPAMGIYFITDPDGYWIEIVPKR